One part of the Streptomyces lienomycini genome encodes these proteins:
- a CDS encoding C40 family peptidase — MASHRRPKQPSRLRVTVLTSAAAAAVALSSQAANAAPSEKPSKDEVKAKVDKLYDEAEQATEKYNGAKEKQEKLEKEVSTIQDNVARGQEELNELRDGLGSMASAQYRSGGIDPSLQLFLSADPDDYLDKASTLDQLSGQQVEALKKIQVKQRDLAQQRQEASGKLKDLSATRAELGEKKKEVQGKLSSAQKLLNTLTAQEKADLAAEDAQRATRGNERQQLSGGTGTPASGRAGAAFAAAQGKIGTPYSYGATGPSRFDCSGLTQWAYAQAGVSIPRTSQAQTGAGTRISSMSQLQVGDLVFFFNDLHHVGLYAGNGQVLHAPRTGTNVRYESMSTIGGPFMFGVRV; from the coding sequence GTGGCGTCCCACCGTCGTCCCAAGCAGCCGAGCCGCCTGCGCGTCACCGTGCTGACCTCCGCTGCCGCCGCCGCCGTCGCTCTCAGCTCCCAGGCCGCCAACGCCGCGCCGAGCGAGAAGCCGAGCAAGGACGAGGTCAAGGCCAAGGTCGACAAGCTCTACGACGAGGCCGAGCAGGCCACCGAGAAGTACAACGGCGCCAAGGAGAAGCAGGAGAAGCTCGAGAAGGAGGTCTCCACCATCCAGGACAACGTCGCCCGCGGCCAGGAGGAGCTCAACGAGCTGCGCGACGGCCTCGGTTCGATGGCGAGCGCCCAGTACCGCTCCGGTGGCATCGATCCCTCCCTCCAGCTCTTCCTGTCCGCCGACCCGGACGACTACCTGGACAAGGCCTCCACCCTCGACCAGCTGAGCGGTCAGCAGGTCGAGGCGCTGAAGAAGATCCAGGTCAAGCAGCGCGACCTGGCCCAGCAGCGCCAGGAGGCGTCCGGGAAGCTCAAGGACCTCTCCGCCACCCGCGCCGAACTGGGCGAGAAGAAGAAGGAAGTCCAGGGCAAGCTCTCCTCCGCGCAGAAGCTGCTCAACACCCTCACCGCGCAGGAGAAGGCCGACCTCGCGGCCGAGGATGCCCAGCGCGCCACCCGCGGCAACGAGCGCCAGCAGCTCTCCGGCGGCACCGGCACCCCCGCCTCCGGCCGGGCCGGCGCCGCCTTCGCCGCCGCGCAGGGCAAGATAGGCACGCCCTACTCCTACGGTGCCACGGGCCCGTCCCGCTTCGACTGCTCGGGCCTGACCCAGTGGGCCTACGCCCAGGCCGGTGTCTCCATCCCGCGCACCTCCCAGGCCCAGACCGGCGCCGGCACCCGCATCTCCTCGATGAGCCAGCTCCAGGTCGGCGACCTGGTTTTCTTCTTCAACGACCTGCACCACGTCGGCCTCTACGCCGGCAACGGCCAGGTCCTGCACGCGCCGCGCACCGGCACGAACGTCCGCTACGAGTCGATGAGCACCATCGGCGGCCCGTTCATGTTCGGCGTACGCGTCTGA
- a CDS encoding NYN domain-containing protein, translating to MVETHGGGPDDGAAEVLDRPLPDGVRRRVVQIVSDGFGSLTLGELPAQLRQYARFAPNRRAKFAGNAMAAAVESDPLFRQRIGEKFRDAQPELAGALDSGSPPPAADPLDVAAAAYVLRPHGWVKLVTAAGEEAQRADAERADEESRAELERLHEELARAREHTRTETERLRAELDSAKRETESLHRKLRSALSDVKRGEAALRKVQAEMDAVRTEGHTQVSAAESETRRLKTRLGEAEAALEATRKAAREGRSVEDMRVRLLLDTLLDATQGLRRELALPPVSVRPAETVDAVEPGRMTPKDIANRALSENDPAILDQLLALPQAHLVVDGYNVTKTGYPQMPLEKQRLRLLGQLSQLAAQTGAEMTCVFDGAELVAPVLLAPPRGVRVLFSKPGVTADELIRQLVRAEPPGRPVIVVSTDREVADGVARAGARPVASVVLLKRLS from the coding sequence ATGGTGGAGACGCACGGCGGGGGGCCGGACGACGGCGCCGCTGAGGTGCTCGACCGCCCGCTGCCCGACGGCGTGCGCCGCCGGGTCGTGCAGATCGTGTCCGACGGCTTCGGCTCACTCACCCTCGGCGAGCTGCCAGCGCAGCTCAGGCAGTACGCCAGGTTCGCCCCGAACCGCCGCGCCAAGTTCGCCGGCAACGCCATGGCCGCCGCCGTGGAGAGCGACCCGCTCTTCCGGCAGCGCATCGGCGAGAAGTTCCGGGACGCCCAGCCGGAACTGGCCGGCGCCCTGGACTCAGGCTCCCCGCCCCCCGCCGCCGACCCGCTCGACGTGGCCGCCGCCGCCTATGTGCTGCGCCCGCACGGCTGGGTGAAGCTGGTGACCGCCGCCGGCGAGGAGGCGCAGCGCGCGGACGCCGAGCGCGCCGACGAGGAGAGCCGCGCGGAGCTGGAGCGGCTGCACGAGGAGCTGGCCCGGGCCCGGGAGCACACCAGGACCGAGACCGAGCGGCTGCGCGCCGAGCTGGACTCGGCGAAGCGGGAGACCGAGTCCCTGCACCGCAAACTGCGCTCCGCCCTCAGCGACGTCAAGCGCGGCGAGGCGGCGCTGCGCAAGGTCCAGGCCGAGATGGACGCCGTCCGCACCGAGGGCCACACCCAGGTGTCCGCCGCCGAGAGCGAGACCCGGCGGCTCAAGACCCGCCTCGGGGAGGCGGAGGCCGCCCTGGAGGCCACCCGCAAGGCGGCCCGCGAGGGGCGCAGCGTCGAGGACATGCGCGTACGGCTGCTCCTGGACACCCTCCTCGACGCCACCCAGGGGCTGCGCCGCGAACTGGCGCTGCCCCCGGTGTCCGTGCGGCCCGCCGAGACCGTGGACGCGGTCGAACCCGGCCGGATGACGCCCAAGGACATCGCCAACCGGGCCCTGTCCGAGAACGACCCGGCGATCCTCGACCAGTTGCTGGCGCTGCCCCAGGCGCACCTGGTCGTCGACGGCTACAACGTCACCAAGACCGGCTATCCGCAGATGCCGCTGGAGAAGCAGCGGTTGCGGCTGCTCGGCCAGCTCTCCCAGCTCGCCGCGCAGACCGGCGCCGAGATGACCTGCGTCTTCGACGGCGCCGAACTGGTGGCACCCGTACTGCTCGCACCGCCGCGCGGGGTGCGGGTGCTGTTCTCCAAGCCCGGTGTCACCGCCGACGAGCTGATCCGTCAACTGGTGCGGGCCGAGCCGCCGGGCCGACCCGTCATCGTCGTCTCCACCGACCGCGAGGTGGCCGACGGCGTGGCCCGCGCCGGCGCCCGCCCGGTGGCGTCCGTAGTGCTCCTCAAGCGGCTTTCCTAG
- a CDS encoding rhomboid family intramembrane serine protease → MISDWSRAARRARETVGRPGRGRAARGRGAPVTYALITLCCLLFLISPAAGLNPGYGTGEELLAAQRAYFRRWGVIPAELFEDSPGSALTPATALFVHGSWVHLLGNMLFLYVFGAMTEERMGRLQFALFYLGCGYLALLGYAGANAHSQQSLVGASGAISAVLGAFLFLFPRARVTSLLPFLFFVPLRFPAWVVLPFWVTLQWMAAGRAGDGPGVAYLAHLVGFALGFAFAWVRFGRTTRVGGVPVAAPEGENQP, encoded by the coding sequence ATGATCAGCGACTGGAGCAGGGCGGCCCGCAGAGCACGGGAAACGGTCGGAAGGCCCGGCAGGGGCCGCGCCGCGCGCGGCCGGGGGGCGCCGGTGACGTACGCGCTGATCACGCTCTGCTGCCTGTTGTTCCTGATCAGCCCGGCGGCGGGCCTCAATCCGGGGTACGGCACCGGGGAGGAGCTGCTCGCCGCGCAGCGCGCCTACTTCCGGCGCTGGGGCGTGATCCCCGCAGAACTGTTCGAGGACTCCCCCGGTTCCGCCCTGACCCCGGCCACGGCGCTGTTCGTCCACGGCAGCTGGGTGCACCTGCTGGGCAACATGCTCTTCCTCTACGTCTTCGGCGCGATGACCGAGGAGCGGATGGGCCGGCTCCAGTTCGCCCTGTTCTACCTGGGCTGCGGCTACCTGGCGCTGCTCGGCTACGCGGGCGCCAACGCGCACTCCCAGCAGTCCCTGGTCGGCGCCTCGGGCGCGATCTCCGCGGTCCTCGGCGCGTTCCTGTTCCTCTTCCCGCGGGCCCGGGTGACCAGCCTCCTGCCGTTCCTCTTCTTCGTGCCGCTGCGCTTCCCGGCGTGGGTCGTGCTGCCGTTCTGGGTGACCCTGCAGTGGATGGCGGCGGGGCGGGCCGGCGACGGTCCCGGGGTGGCGTACCTCGCCCACCTGGTGGGCTTCGCGCTGGGCTTCGCCTTCGCCTGGGTGCGGTTCGGGCGTACGACTAGAGTTGGTGGCGTTCCAGTGGCGGCGCCCGAGGGAGAGAACCAGCCGTGA
- a CDS encoding Lrp/AsnC family transcriptional regulator, translating to MISAIVLIKTSVDRIPEIAEQIAALENVSEVFSVTGTYDLIAMVRVNEHEDLAEVIPGRISKIPGVEGTDTHVAFRTYSQHDLEAAFAIGLDN from the coding sequence GTGATCAGCGCGATCGTCCTCATCAAGACCAGCGTGGACCGCATTCCCGAGATCGCGGAGCAGATCGCCGCGCTGGAGAACGTCAGCGAGGTCTTCTCCGTCACCGGCACCTACGACCTGATCGCCATGGTGCGGGTGAACGAGCACGAGGACCTGGCCGAGGTCATCCCCGGCCGGATCAGCAAGATCCCGGGCGTCGAGGGCACGGACACCCACGTCGCGTTCCGCACGTACTCCCAGCACGACCTGGAGGCGGCCTTCGCGATCGGCCTGGACAACTGA
- a CDS encoding small secreted hydrophilic protein, whose protein sequence is MVFSRRMAALAAVVLIPLGIAATSFALTDSPQEPRVPARVELESGSPTPRPAPSSPEPTPSDQVVTRPPVTDGPSDDDDDDDRGGDADDGPGEG, encoded by the coding sequence ATGGTCTTCTCCCGCCGGATGGCGGCCCTCGCGGCCGTCGTCCTGATCCCGCTCGGCATCGCCGCGACCAGTTTCGCCCTGACCGACAGCCCGCAGGAGCCCAGGGTCCCGGCCAGGGTGGAGCTGGAGAGCGGCTCCCCCACTCCGCGACCGGCCCCCTCCTCGCCCGAGCCGACGCCCAGCGACCAGGTGGTGACGCGGCCGCCGGTCACCGACGGCCCTTCGGATGACGACGATGACGACGACCGGGGCGGGGACGCCGACGACGGCCCCGGCGAAGGGTGA
- a CDS encoding sensor histidine kinase, producing the protein MTTTGAGTPTTAPAKGERERRRVSARVRILLWLLLVMAVALASVAATTRSILLRDTDQRINGLLAQEAGEFANFEEQGFDPETGRPFTDPGRLLRVFLERQYADLDEELVGLVGEVGSRPTQIIQQREIPVGRPLHEDAGARRRIHASPDSTGTLRRPEGEIRWAKVTVARYGGEPAAAFVVAFHPGREQARADEVFRVLLAISGVALLMTTGIAWVVAGRILKPVRLVRTTAAQLTEQDLTRRIPVHGHDDVAALAGTFNAMLDRLERAFATQRRFVDDAGHELRTPITIVRGHLELMGDDPAEREETVRLVTDELDRMSRIVEDLLLLARAERPDFVTPEPVQLAELTADVYVKARTLGEREWVLDGVADREVHLDPQRITQAMVQLAQNAVQHTTAGQRVRIGSRADGPRVELYVADSGPGVQPQDAEVVFERFRRGTARRGVRGTGAGLGLSIVRAIAEGHGGRVDLRATEGGGATFVLTLDRTRRGTEEAPA; encoded by the coding sequence ATGACGACGACCGGGGCGGGGACGCCGACGACGGCCCCGGCGAAGGGTGAGCGCGAGCGCCGCCGGGTCTCGGCCCGGGTCCGGATCCTGCTGTGGCTGCTCCTCGTGATGGCGGTCGCGCTGGCCTCGGTGGCGGCGACCACCCGCTCGATCCTGCTGCGCGACACCGACCAGCGGATCAACGGCCTGCTCGCGCAGGAGGCGGGCGAGTTCGCCAACTTCGAGGAGCAGGGCTTCGATCCGGAGACGGGCCGCCCGTTCACGGACCCGGGCCGGCTGCTGCGGGTGTTCCTGGAGCGGCAGTACGCCGACCTGGACGAGGAACTCGTCGGCCTGGTCGGCGAGGTGGGCAGCAGACCCACGCAGATCATCCAGCAGCGCGAGATCCCGGTCGGCCGGCCCCTGCACGAGGACGCCGGCGCCCGACGCCGCATCCACGCCTCCCCGGACTCCACCGGCACCCTGCGCCGGCCCGAGGGCGAGATCCGCTGGGCCAAGGTCACCGTGGCCCGCTACGGCGGGGAACCGGCGGCCGCCTTCGTGGTCGCCTTCCACCCGGGCCGCGAACAGGCCCGCGCGGACGAGGTGTTCCGCGTGCTGCTCGCCATCTCCGGCGTCGCCCTGCTGATGACCACCGGCATCGCCTGGGTGGTCGCGGGGCGGATCCTCAAACCCGTACGGCTGGTGCGCACGACCGCCGCCCAGCTCACCGAGCAGGACCTGACCCGGCGCATCCCGGTGCACGGCCACGACGACGTGGCGGCGCTCGCCGGGACGTTCAACGCCATGCTGGACCGGCTGGAGCGGGCCTTCGCCACCCAGCGCCGCTTCGTCGACGACGCGGGCCACGAGCTGCGCACCCCGATCACCATCGTGCGCGGCCACCTGGAGCTGATGGGCGACGATCCGGCGGAGCGCGAGGAGACCGTCCGCCTCGTCACCGACGAACTGGACCGGATGAGCCGCATAGTCGAGGACCTGCTGCTGCTCGCCAGGGCGGAACGCCCCGACTTCGTCACGCCCGAGCCGGTGCAGCTGGCCGAACTCACCGCCGACGTCTACGTCAAGGCCCGCACCCTCGGCGAGCGGGAGTGGGTGCTGGACGGGGTCGCCGACCGGGAGGTCCACCTCGACCCCCAGCGGATCACGCAGGCCATGGTGCAGCTCGCGCAGAACGCCGTGCAGCACACCACCGCGGGCCAGCGGGTCCGCATCGGCTCCCGCGCCGACGGCCCGCGCGTCGAGCTGTACGTCGCCGACTCCGGGCCCGGCGTCCAGCCGCAGGACGCCGAGGTGGTCTTCGAGCGGTTCCGGCGCGGCACGGCCCGGCGCGGGGTGCGCGGCACGGGCGCCGGGCTCGGCCTGTCCATCGTCAGGGCGATCGCGGAGGGCCACGGCGGCCGGGTCGACCTGCGCGCCACCGAGGGCGGCGGCGCCACCTTCGTACTCACCCTGGACCGAACCCGACGCGGCACGGAAGAGGCTCCCGCATGA
- a CDS encoding response regulator transcription factor: MNRILIVEDEERIASFVEKGLRANGFTTTAVADGDLAHEYALTGRFDLVVLDIGLPGRDGFTVLRELRESRVTTPVIVLTARDSVRDTVAGLEGGADDWMTKPFRFEELLARVRLRLRTAARAPEVTVLRSGSLSLDLRTRRARAEGRTVDLTAREFVLLELFLRHPGQVLSREQILSHVWGYDFDPGSNIVDVYVRALRKKLGPQRVETVRGMGYRLPTW, encoded by the coding sequence ATGAACCGCATCCTCATCGTCGAGGACGAGGAGCGCATCGCCTCCTTCGTCGAGAAGGGCCTGCGCGCCAACGGCTTCACCACCACCGCGGTGGCCGACGGCGACTTGGCCCACGAGTACGCCCTCACCGGCCGCTTCGACCTGGTCGTCCTGGACATCGGGCTGCCCGGCCGGGACGGCTTCACGGTCCTGCGCGAGCTGCGCGAGTCCCGGGTGACGACCCCGGTGATCGTGCTGACGGCGCGGGACTCGGTACGGGACACCGTGGCCGGGCTGGAGGGCGGCGCCGACGACTGGATGACCAAACCGTTCCGCTTCGAGGAACTGCTCGCCCGGGTCCGGCTGCGGCTGCGCACGGCGGCCCGGGCGCCGGAGGTGACCGTGCTGCGGTCGGGGTCGCTCAGCCTCGACCTGCGCACCCGCCGGGCCCGCGCCGAGGGCCGCACCGTGGACCTGACGGCCCGTGAGTTCGTGCTCCTGGAGCTGTTCCTGCGCCACCCGGGGCAGGTGCTGTCCCGCGAGCAGATCCTGTCGCACGTGTGGGGCTACGACTTCGACCCGGGCTCCAACATCGTGGACGTGTACGTGCGGGCGCTGCGCAAGAAGCTCGGGCCGCAGCGGGTGGAGACCGTGCGCGGGATGGGGTACCGGCTGCCGACCTGGTGA
- a CDS encoding SLC13 family permease, whose amino-acid sequence MTLNLRLAAALCVALSLCALLAFPAGFPAPGGDARLTLAVFALATCAWIGTPIDDTYIALGAGLALTATGVISSDTLFGTLGDATVWLLICAFVLAAAVARTGLAGRAAVFLVGGARTVRQLVHLTTAALVVTAFAVPATSGRAALALPVFLALAHALAARKRLVVMLALLFPTVILLSAVATLIGAGAHLITVSVLWEATGERIGFTRWLLLGLPLAVASSHLAAEAVLLTTTRRADRAGPVRITAEEIQRHSERPVTGPWAQAEKRCALLLATVVALWCSEPLHHVSPAVVALIGAVVASSPALGTVRLKDALKTVPWSLLLFMAATMAMGVALADSGAARWLVSGLPADVTPAVFLAAVVAVSTAAHLVLQSRSARSSVLVPLVIAAAAGAGVNPVAAALASTAAAGFCHTLPASAKPVTLFSDVPGVPTYTPRDLLRLSAVLAPLTAALVLFFAAAVWPLLGVPVTR is encoded by the coding sequence GTGACGTTGAACCTCCGCCTCGCGGCGGCCCTGTGCGTGGCGCTGTCCCTGTGCGCGCTGCTGGCGTTCCCCGCGGGCTTCCCGGCGCCGGGCGGCGACGCGCGCCTGACGCTCGCCGTGTTCGCGCTGGCCACCTGCGCCTGGATCGGTACGCCGATCGACGACACGTACATCGCGCTGGGCGCCGGACTCGCGCTGACCGCGACCGGGGTGATCAGCAGCGACACCCTCTTCGGCACCCTCGGGGACGCCACGGTGTGGCTGCTGATCTGCGCGTTCGTACTGGCGGCGGCGGTGGCGCGGACCGGGCTCGCGGGGCGGGCGGCGGTGTTCCTGGTGGGCGGGGCCCGCACGGTGCGGCAGCTGGTCCACCTGACGACGGCCGCGCTGGTGGTCACGGCGTTCGCGGTGCCGGCCACCTCGGGCCGGGCGGCGCTCGCGCTGCCGGTGTTCCTCGCCCTCGCCCACGCGCTCGCCGCCCGCAAGCGGCTGGTCGTGATGCTCGCGCTGCTGTTTCCGACCGTGATCCTGCTGTCGGCGGTGGCGACCCTGATCGGCGCGGGTGCGCATCTGATCACCGTGTCGGTGCTGTGGGAGGCGACCGGGGAGCGGATCGGTTTCACGCGGTGGCTGCTGCTCGGGCTGCCGCTGGCGGTCGCCTCCTCGCACCTCGCGGCGGAGGCGGTCCTGCTGACGACCACGCGGCGCGCGGACCGCGCGGGCCCGGTCCGCATCACCGCCGAGGAGATACAGCGGCACAGCGAACGCCCGGTCACCGGCCCGTGGGCGCAGGCGGAGAAGCGCTGTGCGCTGCTGCTCGCCACGGTGGTGGCCCTGTGGTGCAGCGAGCCCCTGCACCACGTCTCCCCCGCGGTGGTGGCGCTGATCGGCGCGGTCGTCGCCTCCTCTCCCGCGCTGGGCACCGTACGGCTCAAGGACGCGTTGAAGACCGTCCCGTGGTCGCTGCTGCTGTTCATGGCGGCCACGATGGCGATGGGCGTCGCGCTCGCCGACTCGGGCGCGGCGCGGTGGCTGGTGTCGGGTCTGCCCGCCGACGTCACCCCGGCCGTCTTCCTCGCCGCGGTGGTCGCGGTGAGCACGGCGGCCCACCTGGTCCTGCAGTCCCGCTCGGCCCGCTCCTCCGTCCTGGTGCCGCTGGTGATCGCCGCGGCCGCGGGCGCCGGGGTCAACCCGGTCGCCGCCGCGCTCGCCTCCACGGCGGCGGCCGGGTTCTGCCACACGCTCCCGGCCTCCGCCAAGCCGGTGACGCTCTTCTCCGACGTCCCCGGCGTCCCCACCTACACCCCGCGCGACCTGCTGCGGCTGTCGGCCGTCCTGGCCCCGCTGACCGCCGCGCTCGTGCTGTTCTTCGCCGCCGCCGTCTGGCCGCTGCTCGGCGTACCCGTGACCCGCTGA
- a CDS encoding glycerate kinase, protein MLNRVVVAPSGFKESLSAQAAADAIAAGVRRVLPDAEIDRIPLVDGGEGTAVALASATGGRLVALAATGPVGEPVGTHFALLGARQDTAVVEMAAVAGLSLVPRALRDPGATTTYGVGELIRAALDTGVRRVLVGCGDSGTSDGGAGALRALGARLLDADGFELPPGGRELVRLARVDPSGLDGRLADTELLVACNPYNVLCGERGVARVFGPQKGATPAQVEELSAGLENWARVLTRDLGVVGTELRDAPGTGASGGLGAGLAAVGARLLPRFDVLLDHLGLDARLARADLVLTAEGALDRQTPRGKVPAEVARRAKLHGRPVLALAGTLGEGAHDVPGVDACHGIMPAPMALADALARAAELLTDATERALRMVLLGSRLPGRAAAQAASEAEARAAVSAEVVSGTQRPSSVR, encoded by the coding sequence GTGCTGAACCGAGTCGTCGTGGCTCCCAGCGGTTTCAAGGAGTCCCTGTCCGCCCAGGCCGCCGCCGACGCCATCGCCGCGGGCGTCCGCCGGGTCCTGCCCGACGCCGAGATCGACCGGATCCCGCTGGTCGACGGCGGTGAGGGCACGGCCGTCGCGCTGGCGTCCGCGACCGGCGGGCGGCTGGTGGCACTGGCCGCCACCGGTCCGGTGGGCGAGCCCGTCGGCACCCACTTCGCGCTGCTCGGCGCCCGGCAGGACACGGCGGTGGTGGAGATGGCGGCCGTGGCGGGCCTCTCCCTGGTCCCCCGCGCCCTGCGCGACCCCGGCGCCACGACCACGTACGGCGTCGGCGAGCTGATCCGTGCCGCGCTCGACACCGGGGTGCGGCGCGTGCTGGTCGGCTGCGGCGACTCGGGCACCTCCGACGGGGGCGCGGGCGCGCTGCGGGCGCTCGGGGCCCGGCTGCTGGACGCGGACGGCTTCGAACTCCCGCCCGGCGGCCGGGAACTGGTCCGCCTCGCCCGCGTCGACCCGTCCGGCCTGGACGGGCGGCTGGCGGACACCGAACTGCTCGTCGCCTGCAACCCGTACAACGTGCTGTGCGGCGAGCGGGGCGTGGCCCGGGTGTTCGGCCCGCAGAAGGGGGCGACACCCGCGCAGGTCGAGGAGTTGTCGGCCGGGCTGGAGAACTGGGCGCGCGTCCTCACCCGCGACCTCGGTGTCGTCGGCACCGAGCTGCGTGACGCCCCGGGCACCGGTGCCTCCGGCGGTCTCGGCGCCGGTCTCGCCGCCGTCGGGGCCCGGCTGCTGCCCCGCTTCGACGTGCTCCTGGACCACCTCGGTCTGGACGCCCGCCTCGCCCGCGCCGACCTGGTGCTGACCGCCGAGGGCGCCCTGGACCGCCAGACGCCGCGCGGCAAGGTCCCGGCCGAGGTGGCCCGCCGCGCCAAACTGCACGGCCGGCCCGTCCTCGCCCTGGCCGGCACGCTCGGCGAGGGCGCGCACGACGTGCCGGGCGTGGACGCCTGCCACGGGATCATGCCGGCGCCCATGGCCCTGGCCGACGCGCTGGCGCGCGCCGCCGAGCTGCTCACGGACGCCACGGAACGGGCGCTGCGGATGGTGCTGCTGGGGTCGCGGCTGCCGGGCCGGGCCGCCGCTCAGGCCGCGTCGGAGGCGGAGGCGAGGGCGGCGGTGTCGGCGGAGGTCGTGTCGGGCACGCAGCGCCCGTCCTCGGTGCGGTAG